A window from Actimicrobium sp. CCC2.4 encodes these proteins:
- a CDS encoding FAD-binding oxidoreductase — MTEFLEQCRTVIGAQYVIADATDMAAYLTDWRRRFTGKALAVLKPGNTDEVAALVRLCNAHRVPLVPQGGNTGLVLGSVPDDSGTAVVLSLTRLNAIRATDLINNTMTVEAGCILQHVQEAASAADRLFPLSLAAEGSCTIGGNLATNAGGTAVLRYGNMRDLCLGLEVVTAQGEVWSGLRGLRKDNTGFDLRDLFIGAEGTLGIITAAVLKLYPQPKARLTALAAMNTPEDALRLLTLAQAHCGATLTGFELMSDFCLQLVATHYPQMKLPFAQSSPQYVLLELSDNESVEHAEALLERLMADALEQEVIHDAVVASSIAQSKALWQLREHIPLAQADEGKNIKHDVSVPISDIGAFITRTDALLATAFPGCRLVTFGHLGDGNLHYNVSPPTGEAGDALIARQDDINRVVHDSVDHFGGSISAEHGLGAMKRDEIRRYKSPVEMRLMESIKTALDPLNLMNPGKVV, encoded by the coding sequence ATGACTGAATTCCTCGAACAATGCCGCACCGTGATCGGCGCGCAATACGTGATCGCCGACGCCACCGACATGGCCGCTTATCTGACCGACTGGCGTCGCCGCTTTACCGGCAAGGCGCTGGCCGTACTCAAGCCTGGCAACACCGATGAAGTCGCCGCGCTGGTGCGTCTGTGTAACGCGCATCGCGTGCCACTGGTACCGCAAGGCGGCAATACCGGCCTCGTGCTGGGCAGCGTTCCCGACGACAGCGGCACGGCCGTCGTGCTGTCGCTGACGCGGCTCAATGCGATCCGCGCCACCGATCTGATCAACAACACGATGACGGTTGAAGCCGGCTGCATCCTGCAGCACGTCCAGGAGGCTGCCAGCGCAGCCGACCGCCTGTTCCCGCTATCGCTGGCCGCCGAAGGCAGCTGCACGATAGGCGGCAACCTCGCCACGAATGCCGGCGGCACTGCGGTTCTGCGTTACGGCAACATGCGTGACCTGTGCCTGGGACTTGAAGTCGTCACCGCACAAGGCGAAGTCTGGAGCGGCTTGCGCGGTCTGCGCAAGGACAATACCGGCTTCGATCTGCGCGATTTGTTCATCGGTGCCGAAGGCACGCTGGGGATCATCACGGCAGCGGTCCTCAAGCTGTATCCGCAACCGAAAGCCCGCCTGACCGCACTGGCGGCGATGAACACGCCGGAAGATGCGCTGCGCCTGCTCACGCTGGCGCAAGCTCATTGCGGCGCGACGCTGACCGGTTTTGAACTGATGTCGGATTTCTGCCTGCAACTGGTGGCCACGCATTACCCGCAAATGAAGCTGCCGTTCGCGCAATCGTCACCGCAATACGTGTTGCTCGAATTGTCCGACAACGAGTCGGTCGAGCATGCCGAAGCGCTGCTGGAACGCCTGATGGCTGATGCACTGGAACAGGAAGTGATCCACGATGCGGTCGTCGCGTCGTCGATCGCGCAGTCGAAAGCCTTGTGGCAGTTGCGCGAACACATCCCGCTCGCGCAAGCCGACGAAGGCAAGAACATCAAGCACGACGTGTCGGTACCGATCTCGGATATCGGCGCCTTCATCACGCGCACCGACGCGCTGTTGGCCACAGCGTTTCCGGGCTGCCGGCTGGTCACCTTCGGTCATCTCGGCGACGGCAATTTGCACTACAACGTCTCGCCGCCGACCGGCGAAGCCGGCGATGCACTCATTGCGCGTCAGGACGACATCAACCGTGTCGTGCATGACAGCGTCGACCATTTCGGTGGCTCGATCTCGGCCGAGCACGGACTCGGTGCGATGAAGCGCGATGAAATCCGGCGCTATAAATCACCGGTCGAAATGCGCCTGATGGAAAGCATCAAGACCGCGCTTGATCCACTGAACCTGATGAATCCAGGGAAGGTAGTGTGA
- a CDS encoding DUF2069 domain-containing protein encodes MQTLFQKSCYHAAVSSLVGLIVLGIAWELWLAPLRPGGSWMVLKVIPLLLPLRGVIKRDIYTLQWSSMLILIYFTEGIVRATSDRVPLSATLGWIEVALVCIYFFSVIYYLKPYKKAAKKITREVIAKATEKAAK; translated from the coding sequence ATGCAAACCCTATTTCAAAAATCCTGCTACCACGCAGCCGTCTCCAGCCTGGTCGGCCTGATCGTGCTCGGTATCGCCTGGGAACTGTGGCTGGCACCGCTGCGGCCGGGCGGTTCATGGATGGTACTGAAAGTGATCCCGCTACTGCTGCCTTTGCGCGGCGTGATCAAGCGTGACATTTACACTCTCCAATGGTCGTCAATGTTGATCCTGATCTATTTCACTGAAGGCATCGTGCGCGCCACCAGCGATCGCGTACCGCTTTCTGCGACACTCGGCTGGATCGAAGTCGCGCTGGTCTGCATTTATTTTTTCTCGGTGATCTATTACCTCAAACCGTACAAGAAAGCCGCCAAGAAAATCACCCGCGAAGTGATCGCCAAAGCCACTGAAAAAGCTGCCAAATGA
- a CDS encoding YihY family inner membrane protein, producing the protein MLRAPRFSLIRGLTWVQARDLFRFAARRLDEEHLPQVAGSLTFTSVLALVPLLTIALAIFTAFPLFNTFRTSLEAYFVQNLMPKAIANTVLEYLTQFAAKSTGLSAIGGGVLIVTAVAMMSTIDRVFNRIWGVRVSRPFLQRVLVYWAIVTLGPLLIGVSISLTSYLFKATNGAVLAIPLIGAVAYTIISVALTTGAFALLYVSVPNRTIDWPDALWGGLLAGVAFEIAKRVFATYVVRFPTYTMVYGSVAAVPIFLLWIYMFWMITLGGALLAAALPVVKYERWWHVARPGSAFVDAIDILRMLYRARSVASSAEVNATMIRNGTRLGFDESEQLLEQMLDAGWVGRIRNETPKRRLRWAKSDNGSLDRWTLLVNPQQLKLADIYQLFVFDAFSASPLATHVESAIERGLDQSLAAYFDHEPVRPFKLSATSA; encoded by the coding sequence ATGCTACGAGCTCCCCGTTTTTCCTTGATCCGCGGCCTGACCTGGGTACAAGCGCGTGACCTGTTCCGCTTTGCAGCCCGCCGCCTCGACGAAGAACATTTGCCGCAGGTTGCCGGCAGCCTCACCTTCACTTCGGTGCTGGCGCTGGTGCCATTGCTGACAATCGCGCTGGCGATCTTTACGGCCTTCCCGTTGTTCAATACTTTTCGCACCTCGCTGGAGGCGTATTTCGTCCAGAACCTGATGCCGAAGGCGATCGCCAATACCGTGCTCGAATACCTGACCCAGTTTGCCGCCAAGTCGACCGGCCTGTCGGCCATCGGCGGCGGCGTGCTGATCGTCACCGCCGTGGCGATGATGTCGACGATAGACCGTGTCTTCAACCGTATCTGGGGTGTACGCGTGAGCCGGCCGTTCCTGCAGCGGGTGCTGGTCTACTGGGCCATCGTCACGCTCGGGCCGCTGCTGATCGGCGTGTCGATTTCGCTGACCTCTTACCTGTTCAAGGCCACCAATGGCGCGGTACTGGCGATCCCGCTGATTGGTGCAGTGGCGTACACGATCATTTCGGTGGCACTGACGACCGGAGCGTTTGCGTTGCTCTATGTGTCCGTACCGAACCGTACTATCGACTGGCCTGATGCGTTGTGGGGCGGCTTGCTGGCCGGCGTCGCTTTCGAAATTGCAAAGCGTGTGTTCGCCACCTACGTGGTCCGGTTTCCAACCTACACAATGGTGTACGGCTCGGTGGCGGCAGTGCCGATTTTCCTGCTGTGGATCTACATGTTCTGGATGATCACGCTAGGCGGCGCGTTACTGGCAGCGGCCTTGCCGGTCGTCAAATACGAACGCTGGTGGCATGTCGCGCGGCCCGGCAGTGCCTTCGTCGATGCGATCGATATCCTGCGCATGCTGTACCGGGCGCGCAGCGTGGCCAGTTCCGCCGAAGTCAATGCCACGATGATCCGCAACGGGACCCGGCTGGGTTTTGATGAGTCAGAGCAGTTGCTCGAGCAGATGCTGGACGCCGGCTGGGTGGGACGCATCCGCAACGAGACGCCCAAGCGGCGACTGCGCTGGGCCAAATCCGACAATGGCAGCCTGGATCGCTGGACCTTGCTGGTCAATCCGCAGCAACTCAAGCTGGCCGATATCTACCAGCTGTTCGTGTTCGATGCGTTCAGTGCGTCACCGCTGGCAACGCACGTCGAAAGCGCGATCGAGCGGGGTCTCGACCAGAGCCTGGCCGCGTACTTTGATCACGAGCCGGTGCGGCCGTTCAAGCTGAGTGCGACGTCAGCGTGA
- a CDS encoding ABC transporter substrate-binding protein: MLRTHLKKWITSLAVTSVLAAASSAWAQEDIVLGGSIPLTGVFAFAGIGIDAGIKDYLKIVNDAGGVKGRKLRYVPEDTGYKVDASMAAFKKITSQNKVSLYYADSTGFSKTVNPELERSGAMLMTGASFGKELNDPKKYPLQFMVGPDYSEMVGILLNYIAKAKPGAKVAIVYSDTEFGRDPIEAARTSIKKLGLNLVTEIVTAPGSVDVSSEVIKLRRADPDYTIFHGYILAPIPEFVTQAKALGMKTAFMGTFWSMDNSTVMKMGDSADGFMGVMPYRYYYDTDGKSPMLEKIRQLHPEYQSTAYTQGFLSAMLMTEAVKRTLDAGKPLDGKNMKAALNSIANFDTGGLIGTPITIKGNSIPVGRIYKADMKQKKMLPVSDWITLEQ, translated from the coding sequence ATGTTGCGCACTCACCTGAAAAAATGGATCACCTCGCTGGCCGTCACCAGCGTGCTGGCTGCGGCGTCGTCGGCCTGGGCGCAGGAAGACATCGTGCTCGGCGGTTCGATTCCGCTGACCGGCGTGTTCGCCTTTGCCGGCATCGGCATCGACGCCGGCATCAAGGATTACCTGAAGATCGTCAACGATGCCGGTGGCGTCAAGGGCCGCAAACTGCGCTACGTGCCCGAAGACACCGGCTACAAGGTCGACGCCTCAATGGCGGCCTTCAAGAAAATCACCAGCCAGAACAAGGTCAGCCTGTATTACGCCGACTCGACCGGATTCTCGAAGACGGTCAATCCGGAACTCGAGCGCTCGGGCGCGATGCTGATGACTGGCGCGTCGTTCGGCAAGGAACTCAACGATCCGAAAAAATATCCGCTGCAATTCATGGTCGGCCCCGACTACAGTGAAATGGTCGGCATCCTACTGAATTACATCGCCAAGGCCAAGCCGGGCGCGAAAGTCGCCATCGTCTATTCCGACACCGAATTCGGCCGCGATCCGATCGAGGCGGCGCGCACCAGCATCAAGAAGCTGGGCCTGAACCTGGTCACCGAAATCGTCACCGCACCGGGCAGCGTCGATGTCTCGTCGGAAGTCATCAAGCTGCGTCGGGCCGATCCGGACTACACGATTTTCCACGGCTACATCCTCGCGCCGATACCCGAGTTCGTCACGCAGGCCAAGGCGCTCGGCATGAAGACCGCCTTCATGGGCACGTTCTGGAGCATGGATAACTCGACCGTAATGAAGATGGGCGACAGCGCCGACGGCTTCATGGGCGTCATGCCGTATCGCTACTACTACGACACCGACGGCAAGTCACCGATGCTGGAAAAAATCCGCCAGCTGCATCCCGAGTACCAGAGCACCGCCTACACGCAGGGCTTTCTGTCGGCGATGCTGATGACCGAAGCGGTCAAGCGCACGCTCGATGCCGGCAAGCCGCTCGATGGCAAGAACATGAAGGCCGCGCTGAACTCGATTGCCAACTTCGACACCGGCGGCCTGATCGGCACACCGATCACGATCAAGGGCAATTCGATCCCGGTCGGTCGTATCTACAAGGCCGACATGAAGCAGAAGAAAATGCTGCCGGTGTCCGACTGGATCACGCTGGAACAATAA
- a CDS encoding ABC transporter ATP-binding protein: MVLEVNNIEVVYNKTVQVLRGLSLAVPRGKIVALLGSNGAGKSTMLKAVSRLLALEDGAMTRGEVRFDGHDISRSEPHELVRAGLFHVMEGRRVFEDLTVEENLVAATYALSGRGAIKPAFELVYEYFPRLFERRTGLAGYLSGGEQQMLAIGRALIAQPKLILLDEPSLGLSPVLVETIFEIIARINAERGVSMLLVEQNASVALAVADYGYIMETGKVVIDGSAEKLATDPDVREFYLGIGAEGGTKGFRELKHYKRRKRWLS; the protein is encoded by the coding sequence ATGGTCCTCGAAGTCAACAATATCGAGGTGGTCTACAACAAGACCGTGCAAGTCCTGCGCGGCCTGTCGCTGGCCGTGCCGCGCGGGAAAATCGTCGCGCTGCTCGGCAGTAACGGCGCCGGCAAGTCGACCATGCTGAAAGCCGTGTCGCGCTTGCTGGCCCTCGAAGACGGCGCGATGACGCGCGGCGAAGTGCGCTTCGACGGGCACGACATCAGCCGCAGCGAGCCGCATGAACTGGTGCGCGCCGGCCTGTTCCATGTGATGGAAGGACGACGGGTTTTCGAAGACCTGACCGTCGAAGAAAACCTGGTCGCCGCGACCTATGCGCTGTCCGGCAGGGGTGCGATCAAGCCGGCGTTCGAGCTGGTCTATGAATACTTTCCGCGCCTGTTCGAACGCCGTACCGGACTGGCCGGTTACCTGTCCGGTGGCGAGCAGCAAATGCTGGCCATCGGTCGTGCACTGATCGCGCAACCGAAGCTGATCCTGCTCGATGAACCGTCGCTCGGGTTGTCGCCGGTGCTGGTGGAAACGATATTTGAAATCATCGCGCGCATCAATGCCGAGCGCGGCGTATCGATGCTACTGGTCGAGCAAAATGCCTCGGTCGCGCTGGCCGTGGCCGACTACGGCTACATCATGGAGACCGGCAAGGTCGTCATCGATGGCAGCGCAGAAAAGCTGGCAACCGACCCCGACGTGCGCGAGTTTTATCTTGGCATCGGCGCCGAAGGTGGCACCAAGGGCTTCCGTGAACTCAAACATTACAAGCGCCGCAAGCGCTGGCTGTCCTGA
- the otnI gene encoding 2-oxo-tetronate isomerase encodes MPKFAANLTMMFTEVAFPQRFAAAAAAGFSAVEFLSPYDYPPAQVATWLQENHLECVLFNLPTGDWAAGERGLAALPGREDECRAGVARAIEYALATGTTRLHMMAGLMPAGADAAAYRATFLANLRDAAHAVGRHGLTLLIEPINPRDIPGYFLNTQAQAHALREESGAANVKVQMDFYHAQIVEGDLATTFKKHIADIGHVQIASVPGRNEPDDGEINYPYLFRLLDELGYEGWIGCEYRPRGRTEDGLGWLAKAGLG; translated from the coding sequence ATGCCAAAATTTGCCGCCAACCTCACGATGATGTTCACCGAGGTCGCTTTTCCGCAGCGCTTTGCTGCCGCCGCTGCTGCGGGTTTCAGTGCCGTCGAATTCCTGTCTCCGTATGACTATCCGCCTGCGCAAGTAGCCACGTGGCTGCAGGAAAATCATCTCGAATGCGTCCTCTTCAACTTGCCAACCGGTGACTGGGCTGCCGGCGAACGCGGTCTGGCTGCCCTGCCCGGTCGTGAGGACGAATGCCGTGCCGGTGTCGCCCGCGCCATCGAGTACGCGCTGGCGACCGGCACGACGCGTCTGCACATGATGGCCGGGCTGATGCCTGCCGGTGCCGATGCGGCTGCGTATCGCGCCACCTTCCTGGCCAACTTGCGCGATGCGGCGCATGCCGTCGGCCGGCATGGTCTGACACTGCTGATCGAACCGATCAACCCGCGCGATATCCCCGGCTATTTTCTGAACACGCAAGCGCAGGCGCACGCACTGCGGGAAGAATCCGGTGCGGCTAACGTCAAGGTGCAGATGGATTTTTATCATGCGCAAATCGTCGAAGGTGACCTGGCCACCACATTCAAAAAACACATCGCGGACATCGGCCATGTGCAGATCGCCAGCGTGCCGGGACGCAATGAACCGGACGATGGCGAGATCAACTATCCGTATCTGTTCCGCTTGCTGGACGAACTGGGGTACGAGGGCTGGATCGGTTGCGAGTACCGGCCGCGCGGACGTACCGAAGACGGACTCGGCTGGTTGGCGAAGGCCGGATTAGGCTGA
- a CDS encoding AMP-dependent synthetase/ligase, giving the protein MTYQKTQAQMLRQQAQQRPDALAIRQKKFGIWQPVSWAAYYRRACDVGLGFRALGLGQGAHIAILSENRLEWVLTQLGAGVVGAITVGVYSTSPSNEIAYVLNDSDAEVIICEDQEQADKVLAAIDQLPLLKKIIVLEKKGYDETHALDPQRVMRFSELEAMGAQYGQQHPAQVDACLDAQQPDDTALLIYTSGSTGKPKGAMISYANIAAMAAGVADRLDLDGTSTHLSYLPLCHVAEQMLTAFVPLYLGSRVDFGESIRTVQEDLREVGPSMFLGVPRIWEKLHSSISIKMHESGPVRRWLFGTAMRTCAPFAEKAAHQRSPLQQLSFALCYLLIFRALQNFIGLRRVKIALTGAAPISPAIVQFFRTLGVPLVEVYGMTESSGMVLGQRLDDVRIGRVGLPTLGVEHRLSEQGELQIRGGVVFQGYYKNPEATAATIIDGWLHTGDVVSAGEGGLKIVDRLKDIMITAGGKNLTPSEIENTMKSSHFIKECIVIADARKYVAALIQIDYDAVAQWAEARNIAFTHYRSLIDTPAVRELVQAEIDVGNARLAQVSHIRKFHLLAKELDHDDGEVTATMKVRRSSITKTYAGDIEAMYR; this is encoded by the coding sequence ATGACCTATCAAAAAACCCAGGCGCAAATGCTGCGCCAGCAGGCGCAACAGCGTCCCGATGCACTGGCGATCCGGCAAAAAAAATTCGGCATCTGGCAACCGGTCTCGTGGGCCGCGTATTACCGGCGTGCGTGCGATGTCGGACTCGGGTTCCGTGCACTCGGCCTCGGGCAGGGCGCGCACATTGCGATCCTGTCCGAGAACCGTCTGGAGTGGGTGCTCACGCAGCTCGGTGCCGGCGTGGTCGGGGCGATTACCGTTGGCGTCTATTCGACCAGTCCGTCGAATGAAATCGCCTACGTGCTCAATGACTCGGATGCCGAAGTCATCATTTGCGAGGACCAGGAACAGGCCGACAAGGTGCTGGCTGCGATCGACCAGTTGCCGCTGCTAAAAAAAATCATCGTGCTCGAAAAGAAGGGCTACGACGAAACGCATGCGCTCGATCCGCAGCGCGTGATGCGTTTCAGCGAACTCGAAGCGATGGGCGCGCAATACGGCCAGCAGCATCCGGCCCAGGTCGATGCCTGCCTCGATGCACAGCAACCGGACGACACCGCGCTGCTGATCTACACGTCCGGTTCCACCGGCAAGCCCAAGGGCGCGATGATCAGCTACGCCAATATTGCGGCGATGGCCGCCGGCGTGGCCGACCGGCTCGATCTCGATGGCACGTCCACGCATTTGTCCTACCTGCCGCTGTGCCATGTGGCCGAGCAAATGCTGACGGCGTTCGTGCCGCTGTACCTCGGCTCGCGCGTCGATTTCGGCGAATCGATCCGCACGGTGCAGGAAGACCTGCGCGAAGTCGGGCCGTCGATGTTCCTCGGCGTGCCGCGCATCTGGGAAAAATTGCACTCGTCGATCTCGATCAAGATGCACGAGTCCGGTCCCGTGCGGCGCTGGCTATTCGGCACCGCGATGCGCACCTGCGCACCGTTCGCGGAGAAGGCCGCGCACCAGCGCAGCCCGCTGCAGCAGCTCTCGTTCGCGCTCTGCTACCTGCTGATTTTCCGCGCGCTGCAAAACTTCATCGGCCTGCGCCGGGTGAAGATTGCACTGACCGGCGCAGCACCGATTTCCCCGGCGATCGTGCAGTTTTTCCGCACGCTCGGCGTGCCGCTGGTGGAGGTCTACGGCATGACCGAATCGAGCGGCATGGTACTCGGGCAGCGGCTCGATGACGTGCGCATCGGCCGGGTCGGCCTGCCGACGCTCGGTGTCGAGCACCGGTTGTCCGAACAGGGTGAATTGCAGATACGTGGCGGCGTCGTCTTCCAGGGCTATTACAAGAATCCGGAAGCCACTGCCGCCACCATCATCGATGGCTGGCTGCACACCGGCGATGTGGTCAGTGCCGGCGAAGGCGGACTGAAGATCGTCGATCGCCTGAAGGACATCATGATCACCGCCGGCGGCAAGAACCTGACGCCATCCGAGATCGAAAACACGATGAAGTCCAGCCACTTCATCAAGGAATGCATCGTCATCGCCGATGCCCGCAAATACGTCGCCGCGCTGATCCAGATCGATTACGACGCGGTCGCGCAATGGGCCGAGGCACGCAACATCGCGTTCACGCATTACCGCTCGCTGATCGACACCCCGGCCGTGCGGGAGCTGGTGCAGGCCGAGATCGATGTCGGCAATGCGCGGCTGGCGCAGGTCTCGCACATTCGCAAATTCCATCTGCTGGCCAAGGAGTTGGACCACGACGATGGCGAAGTCACGGCGACGATGAAGGTCCGGCGCAGCAGCATCACCAAGACCTATGCCGGCGACATCGAAGCGATGTATCGCTAA
- a CDS encoding enoyl-CoA hydratase/isomerase family protein: protein MPTTEPLVILQRDGAIATLILNRPGSLNALDLPTAQAFLACCNELAADDSVRAVLLKGAGKAFGVGGDLASLRTDPTATAMALIPPLHASILLLTSMNAPVIACLHGTVAGGSLSLAMACDLAIAADNTRFNLAYVNVAANCDLSGSWHLPRLVGLRNAMAIALLGDTFDAPEALRLGLLNRIVPAAELESTALALVQRLGNGPTQAIGRLKRLLRQSLDNDLPTQLDLERDNFRDSTKTADFAEAIDAFFSKRKPVFVGR from the coding sequence ATGCCCACCACCGAACCCCTCGTCATCCTGCAACGTGACGGCGCCATCGCCACGCTGATTCTCAATCGACCGGGCAGCCTGAACGCGCTCGACCTGCCGACCGCACAGGCTTTTCTGGCCTGCTGTAACGAACTGGCCGCCGATGACAGCGTGCGCGCGGTCTTGCTCAAGGGGGCCGGCAAGGCCTTCGGTGTCGGTGGCGATTTGGCGTCGCTGCGTACCGATCCCACGGCAACGGCGATGGCGCTGATCCCGCCTTTACATGCCTCGATCCTGCTGCTGACGTCGATGAATGCACCGGTCATCGCCTGCCTGCATGGCACCGTCGCCGGCGGCAGCCTGAGCCTGGCGATGGCGTGCGACCTGGCGATCGCCGCCGATAACACGCGCTTCAATCTGGCCTACGTCAATGTCGCCGCCAACTGCGATCTGTCCGGCTCATGGCACTTGCCGCGCCTGGTCGGACTGCGCAATGCGATGGCGATCGCGCTGCTTGGTGACACCTTTGATGCGCCCGAAGCCTTGCGACTCGGTCTGCTCAACAGGATCGTACCGGCAGCCGAGCTGGAGTCGACTGCGTTGGCGCTGGTGCAGCGATTGGGGAACGGTCCGACGCAGGCGATCGGAAGACTGAAGCGTTTGCTGCGTCAGTCGCTCGACAATGACTTGCCGACGCAGCTTGATCTGGAGCGGGATAATTTTCGGGACAGCACGAAGACGGCGGATTTCGCCGAAGCGATTGATGCTTTTTTCAGCAAGCGCAAGCCGGTGTTTGTCGGGCGCTGA
- the wrbA gene encoding NAD(P)H:quinone oxidoreductase, which translates to MNSPNLSILVLYYSRHGSTRKMAELLAQGIESVAGCDALLRTVPAISTVTEATEPEIPAQGAPYVELQDLADCAGLAFGSPTRFGNMASPLKYFWDGTSAQWLAGTLAGKPACVFTSTGSLHGGQESTLLTMMMPLLHHGMMILGLPYTHPELMTTSSGGTPYGASHWSGLNGNHPISDDSRTLTIALGRRLAETAQKLRSR; encoded by the coding sequence ATGAACTCACCTAACTTGTCCATTCTGGTTTTGTACTACTCCCGTCACGGCTCGACCCGCAAGATGGCGGAATTGCTGGCGCAAGGCATCGAAAGCGTCGCCGGTTGCGATGCGCTGCTGCGTACCGTGCCGGCGATTTCTACCGTCACCGAAGCGACCGAACCCGAGATCCCCGCACAGGGCGCGCCGTATGTCGAATTGCAAGACCTGGCCGATTGCGCCGGTCTGGCCTTCGGGTCACCGACCCGCTTCGGCAACATGGCCTCGCCGCTCAAGTATTTCTGGGACGGCACCAGCGCGCAATGGCTAGCCGGCACACTGGCCGGCAAACCGGCCTGCGTGTTCACCTCGACCGGTAGCCTGCATGGTGGCCAGGAAAGTACCTTACTGACGATGATGATGCCGCTGCTGCATCACGGCATGATGATCCTTGGCCTGCCCTACACCCATCCTGAACTGATGACCACTTCCTCCGGCGGAACACCCTACGGTGCCAGTCATTGGTCCGGTCTCAATGGTAACCATCCGATCTCCGACGACAGCCGGACCCTCACCATCGCGCTGGGCCGGCGACTGGCCGAAACTGCACAAAAACTACGATCCCGCTGA
- a CDS encoding TetR/AcrR family transcriptional regulator has product MAIKPVSSTPSPWHRKRDPDQEREAKRAAVLHAAAQLFNEKGFHATSLDEVAERLQITKPTLYYYIKNKDDILFQCVSRGLAMMQDAIRVVTLSGGSAHDKLVAAMRQYAEITTMDFGMCVIRVGEDPLPPDSRKALRRIKGGIDLEFRELIRQGIAEGSMVDCDPKLAAFAIAGALSWIGRWYRPDGPDSPAEIADRMIALFTAGLSTRTDATTVSAVKKITRKTPVAPARKKHPPPL; this is encoded by the coding sequence ATGGCCATCAAACCTGTGTCATCGACCCCGTCACCGTGGCACCGCAAGCGCGATCCCGACCAGGAGCGCGAGGCCAAGCGCGCGGCGGTGCTGCATGCCGCCGCGCAGCTGTTCAATGAAAAAGGCTTCCACGCGACCTCGCTCGATGAAGTCGCCGAGCGCTTGCAAATCACCAAGCCGACGCTGTACTACTACATCAAGAACAAGGACGACATCCTGTTCCAGTGCGTCAGCCGCGGACTCGCCATGATGCAGGACGCGATCCGCGTGGTCACTCTGTCCGGTGGTAGCGCGCACGACAAGCTGGTCGCAGCGATGCGGCAGTACGCCGAAATCACAACGATGGATTTCGGCATGTGCGTGATCCGGGTCGGCGAAGATCCGCTGCCGCCCGACAGCCGCAAGGCGCTGCGTCGCATCAAGGGCGGCATCGACCTCGAGTTCCGCGAGCTGATCCGGCAGGGCATCGCCGAAGGCTCGATGGTCGATTGCGATCCGAAGCTGGCGGCGTTCGCCATTGCCGGTGCACTGAGCTGGATCGGGCGCTGGTACCGGCCGGACGGACCGGATTCGCCGGCCGAGATTGCCGACCGGATGATCGCCTTGTTCACTGCCGGCCTGAGCACCAGGACCGACGCCACGACCGTGAGCGCCGTAAAAAAGATCACCCGCAAGACGCCGGTTGCGCCGGCACGCAAGAAACATCCGCCGCCGCTGTAG